AGCAACATCAATGACGTTCTCAGACTTATCAACCAAAGCAACCTTGGCGCCTTTTTCCACATAGAGTTGTGCAATTGCTAAACCAATACCTGCAGCACCCCCTGTGATTAATGCAACTTTACCATCAAGAGAAAATTGGGTATTAAAACCATTAAATTTTGCCATTTTGATTCCTTAATATCATGAGGTGATATTTAACATTGGGAGATATAGATATTGGGTTCATCCAACCCCTTAATAACCTATGAATGTTTAGTTATTTAATTAAGATAATATTATTTAAATATAATATCTACATCCATAATTTAAAATAAAGCGCCACATCCCATTATTTATATAATAATAGAAAACCATAAGAACATATGTTCAAAATAAAATTAAATTTGATTATTTGTCTATATTCATTATCTATTCTAAAGTCATCCAATCTCTTTTATTGTTTAAAATAACACCACATACACACAATAATCGTATTCTAGCTAGCCTTAGATAATCCGACTTTACATAATGCAGTGTAAATTTCACAATAACTAGCGCATACTATTAGTTATATCTAAATTGATATCAAACAAAGCCAATAGCCTGATATCAGATAAAATAGAGAAATAGCTCTCATTCGCGTTAATAACGTGAATTGATTACATAGGTCATGGAAAAATGGAAAAAAACCGTTCACTACTGCAACTAAAGGATATTGGCTATTCGATTGATGAGAAAACGATTCTTGATAATGTGCAGATTAACCTACATGCCAGCGAATTTAAACTCATTACAGGGCCATCCGGTTGTGGAAAAAGTACTTTATTAAAGATTGTGGCATCACTGATTTCCCCAACCCAAGGGAGTATTATTTTTAACGGGCGAGACATTAATAATCTCTCTCCTGAGACCTACCGTCAGCAAGTGTCATATTGTACTCAAACCCCCGCATTATTCGGGGCTACAGTTTACGACAACTTAGTTTTCCCTTACCAAATCAGAAAACAACCTTTTGATAAAACAAAAATTATCAGTGACTTGCAGCATTTTTCATTGCCTGAAACTATTCTTGAGAAAGGAATTAACGAGCTTTCGGGAGGCGAAAAACAGCGCATTTCATTAATTCGAAATTTACAGTTCCTACCCGAAATTTTACTGCTAGATGAAATCACGAGCGCCCTAGATGAAGAAAATAAAGTCAAAGTGAATGAATTAATTCATAAACTGGCGATAGAAAAAGGTATTGGGGTTTTATGGGTGACTCATGACCAAGATGAAATTGCCCATGCAAATGAAATCATCACCCTTCCCGTTCATCTGGCTAAACAATAGGATACTATCGTGCATCAACCTGCCATTTCCAATGAGTCTCTTACGTTTTCTATCATGTTAGTCTTAGTGGCGATTTTTATTAGTCATAAAGAAAAGCTGTCTTTAGAAAAAGATATTATTTGGAGTACCTGCCGTGCCATTATTCAATTATTGATAGCTGGCTATATCTTAAAATATATTTTTAATGTTGATCATGCGGTTCTCACTGTGGCTTTAGTACTCTTTATTTGTGTCAATGCTGCGTGGAATGCCAAGAAAAGAAGTAAATATTTAGATAAAATCTATCTCACTGCTTTTATTGCGATTACGTCAGGCACCTTTCTCACGCTACTCGTCTTAATTCTCACCAAAGCCATTGCGTTTACCCCAATGCAAGTCATACCGATTACGGGGATGATTGCGGGAAATGCAATGATAGCTGTCGGGTTATGTTTTAATAATTTGGGGCAACGATTTGCCAGCCAGCAGCAGCAAATTCAAGAGATGTTAAGCCTTGGAGCTACGCCTAAAGTGGCTTCTGCATCAATCATTCGGGAAAGTATTCGCGCCTCGTTAATCCCTACTGTTGATTCCGCTAAAACGGTGGGTATTGTCAGCTTACCAGGGATGATGTCGGGGTTAATTTTTGCGGGGGTCGACCCATTACAGGCCGTAAAATACCAAATTATGGTGACTTTTATGTTATTAGCCACTGCCAGTCTTTCGACAATATTAGCAGGCTATATGACTTACATTAAATTTTATAATCAACGTCATCAGTTATTGGTTGAAACCTTAAATAAATAACCCTCAACATTTCGTGTTGCCTGTTTTTCTACAGGCAGCACTTCATTTATATCCTGCATTTTATCTTATTCCAACAGGTGATACCTCGATTAATTGCGGTTGATTATCCCCCTCATCAATCAGCTTGAAAATATGGTTGAGCATTGTTGGCACATCTTGCTTCACCATTTCAATCTCATTACCTAATAGTGCCACAAACGGATCCCAGTCAAAACACCCTAAGTTAGGTTGATTTTCACCTGTACAACCTTGCTCCCCTAACCAACGCATCACCCCTTCTAATGAAATAGTGGAGTTAATAAACAGACCTCCTTGGGCTATTTTTTGTAAGTTTCCACGGTGCTTTTTAACAAAAGTAGACAAGGCTTTTTCCGCTTTTTCAGGAGCATACCCACAAGCTAAAATATTTTCATTTGGAACAGTAATGCCCATTTCATTATGCGCATCAATAAAGCCGCGTATACGTTCGCGGGTATTATGGTCGTGCTCACGCCCACCAATAAAAATTAGCGGATTATTTAACGTTTCAGAACACCCCTTTTTGTTTAAAATTCGCAGTGTGAGGTTTTTTGCACCGAGATAATTATCTGAAATTACAGATGGTGCTAAAGTACCAGGCAAATCCAAATTTAATGTTGGCACACCTGAAGATTGACAAATCTCAGTGATTTTATCTGGGTTCGTTGCCCCTGTCGAAATCAACCAATCCACCTGGTAAGATAACATGGTACGCGCCGCTTCTAACTCCAATTTAGGATCACGACGCGTACAGGTAATAATCGGAAATAACCCTCTTTCTCGCGCCATTTCCTCAAAATGTTCCACTATCGAACCAAAGTAACGGTTATCGTATTTTGGTACCAACATACCAATGATTTTTGATTTATTACTGCGCAGTAAGCTGGCTTGTTTGTTAACTGAATAATTTTGCTCCTGCGCAATACGCATCACTTTTTCAGCCAATTGCGCACTAATACGCCTTTTTTGCCAATTTCCATTAAGAACCGCACTCACCGCACTCGCTGAAACACCAGCCAGCTCCGCAAGGTCGTAGATCGTTGTTTTCTTATTTTGTCTGATCTTTGTCACAGATTCATATCTCCATTTTTTCCTAGCTTGACACCAAAGTACAAAAGTCGCAATACTGCTACATCGATTGAGCAATATTGAAATTGATGAAGCATGAGTTGGTATAATGAAAAAGAATTAATATCAATCCATCCTATGCAGCCACCTTAACGAGTTCAGTGACTCATTGTCATCTCATTGATTTCATTATTTTTCACTTTCTTTTTTGCTAAAATCCGATTGGAGTAAATCATTATGGCTATTTCCATTGAAAACAAAGTCGCCGCAATTACAGGTGCGGCATCTGGTATTGGTCTTGAATGTGCTCGTACACTCATCAAAGCAGGTGTCAAAGTGGTTCTGATTGACCGTGCTGAAGATAGATTAAATCAACTTGTTGCTGAATTAGGCGAAAATGCGATCCCTCTAGTCATTGATTTAATGAACACAAAACAAGTCGATGGCATGTTAGATGCTATTCTCGAAAAAGCAGGCCGTTTAGATATTTTCCATGCAAATGCAGGCGCTTATATTGGTGGTCCTGTGGCGGAAGGCGATCCCGATGTTTGGGATAAAGTGTTAAATCTCAATATTAATGCTGCTTTTCGTAGTGTCCGTGCCGTTTTACCTCACTTTATTGCTCAAAAATCTGGCGATGTCTTATTCACCAGCTCAATCGCAGGCGTTGTACCTGTTATTTGGGAGCCAATTTACACAGCTTCTAAATTTGCAGTTCAAGCTTTTGTTCACTCGACTCGCCGCCAAGTTGCAGAACATGGTGTCCGTGTTGGTGCCGTTTTACCTGGTCCAGTGGTTACTGCATTGTTGGATGACTGGCCAAAAGAAAAAATGGAAGAAGCGCTGGCAAATGGTAGCTTAATGCAACCGATTGAAGTGGCTGAAGCCGTTCTCTTTATGCTAACTCGCCCAAAACATGTCACGGTTCGTGACCTTGTCATTGTGCCAAACAGTGTTGACCTTTAACGCTTTTTTCAGTCCGTAATGGTTAATTTTTGGAGGTAAAATGCATCATTCAACCCCTCAAAATGATAAAGTGGTTATCGGCATTGATGTTGGTACAGGCAGTGCTCGCGCTGGCGTATTTGATATGACAGGCAAAATGCTGGCGTCTGCCAAGCAAGATATTACCCTTTATCGAGATAGCGCCCACTTCGCTGAGCAGTCCAGTAACCAAATTTGGGAAGCTGTTTGCTACTGTGTTAAGCAAGCTGTCACGACTTCAAATATTTCTGCGCAACAGGTGGCAGGAATTGGCTTCGATGCAACCTGCTCACTTGTGGTGATTGGGCACGATAAACAGCCTATTTCTGTTAGCCCTAGTCAAGATCCAAACCGTAACATTATTGTCTGGATGGATCACCGTGCAACTGAACAAGCCGAACGTATTAATCTGTTAAAACACCCTGTTTTAAACTATGTAGGTGGCAAAATTTCCCCTGAAATGGAAACGCCAAAGATCTTATGGTTAAAAGAAAACTTGCCTCAAACCTATGAAAAAGCGTGGCAATTCTTTGATTTAGCTGATTTCTTAACGTGGAAATCAACTGACTCATTAGCACGCTCAACCTGCACCGTCACTTGCAAATGGACTTATCTCGCTCATGAGAAACGCTGGGATGCAGACTATTTCCATCAAATTGGTTTATCTGAACTTGCTGATGAAAAATTTGCCCGAATTGGCCAATTGATTGTTGAACCGGGAACTCCTTGTGGTTCTGGCTTAACAGACGATGCAGCAAAGCAAATGGGCTTATTAGCAGGTACACCTGTTGCATCGGGTATGATTGATGCCCACGCAGGGGGGATTGGTACGGTGGGTGTCAATGGTGATGCGACTGCCAACATGGCATATGTTTTTGGTACGTCATCTTGCACCATGACAACAACCAAAGAGCCTGTTTTCATACCCGGTGTTTGGGGCCCGTATTACAGTGCGATGGTACCAGGCATGTGGTTAAATGAGGGTGGACAAAGTGCTGCGGGTGCAGCGATTGATCAGCTACTTTCCCTTCATCCAGCATGCGCAGGCACAAAAATCACCGCAAAAGAGCATGGGAAGCCACTTCCAGTCTATTTAGCTGACCTTGTGTTAGAAAAAGCTACGTCGGCATCTCAATCTGTTGAACTTGCTGAAAAAATTCATGTTGTTCCTGAATTTTTAGGTAACCGCGCACCATTTGCTGATCCACATGCAAGAGCGGTCATTGCAGGACTCACCATGGACAACAGCTTAGAGAATCTACTGTCATTTTATATTGCTGGTGTATGTGGTATTGGCTATGGTTTAAGACAAATCATTGAGGCACAAGCAAAATCAGGGGCTGCAATTGAAAATATTGTCGTTAGTGGTGGTGCAGGACAGCACCCATTAATTCGCCAGTTATTAGCAGATACATGTGGCGTCCCCGTCATTTCCACACAAGCAAGTGAACCTGTTTTACTTGGTTCAGCCATCTTAGGTGCTGTAGCGGGTAAAATTTGTGGCGATGTCGCCCAAGCCATGGATCAATTTAGTGAAATTGATTTAACTTACCATGCAGATGAAAGCTATAAAACTTGTCATGATACGCGTTTTGCTTCTTTTATAAAGCTTCAGCAATGCGCAAGAGAACTCAAAGGTTAAAATATCTTCCGATAAAGAAAGCCGTTTTGGCTTTCTTTATCCCCCACTGTAGAATTAGAAACAGTACTTGTCCCATAGCGCATCCATCATTTCCATGGGTAATAAATCATAATCCCCTTCCACTAGCGGAATGGACATTATGACACGTCCGTCCTTACCATTATAGGCTTTCACGACAAACTTTTTATAGCCTTCGAGTCGAGCATTCTTCACTCGAAATACCTCGCCACAGACATAACCTAAGTCCCCTTTATCTGCTGTCTGTCGAATGAAATTATATTTCACATTTCGAAAAGAAGCTGATTCAGGATATGACAAATAATCCTCTACATTGGCCTTTGCCATTTTGACCAAATCAGGGGTTGGAGAATAGTTCAGCATGACCCCAAAAATAAAAGAGCACCCTGTTAACAATAGGATTGTGAGCAATTTTATTATGTTCATATATTTAAGCTCTCATAAACGCAGTAACACATCCAATTGACCAAAACTGTTCACCACACCTTTCATAAAAGGTATGTAAGTAGATATATTTAGTTAATTGTAAGAAAGTAATAATTATTTTAATTACGGGGTTGGCAATCCATATAAGAATAATTTATTAGAAAGAACCCCCAGCTAATATCTGTTTCATATAAAAGTCACGATTGGCAGAAAATCGATTTACTCTAATCAATACAATCAAACCCGTATTTATACTTCATTTTACCCATTACATGAGTAAGTATACCAGTATTGAACCTTGAATATAAATAGTACCTTAAAGATTAACTGTTGCAATTTGTATTTTTTATACAATAAAGGTTTCATACTTACCGTACCAGAAACAACAATCTGCCTTAACAGTTTAATACTGTTTAATGTTACTTATATTCAATATATTATTAAATAATACAATGTATATAATAGTGTTGCTAACTGTGAATAAACCCGTATTATGAGTAATGATACTCAATTAATGCGTAAATTAAATTTACAATATAAATTCCTTAATTAACTATTTAAATTCAACCACCCAAATAAAAACAAAAACATGTTTA
The window above is part of the Providencia sp. R33 genome. Proteins encoded here:
- the fetA gene encoding iron efflux ABC transporter ATP-binding subunit FetA; the encoded protein is MEKNRSLLQLKDIGYSIDEKTILDNVQINLHASEFKLITGPSGCGKSTLLKIVASLISPTQGSIIFNGRDINNLSPETYRQQVSYCTQTPALFGATVYDNLVFPYQIRKQPFDKTKIISDLQHFSLPETILEKGINELSGGEKQRISLIRNLQFLPEILLLDEITSALDEENKVKVNELIHKLAIEKGIGVLWVTHDQDEIAHANEIITLPVHLAKQ
- the fetB gene encoding iron efflux ABC transporter permease subunit FetB, giving the protein MLVLVAIFISHKEKLSLEKDIIWSTCRAIIQLLIAGYILKYIFNVDHAVLTVALVLFICVNAAWNAKKRSKYLDKIYLTAFIAITSGTFLTLLVLILTKAIAFTPMQVIPITGMIAGNAMIAVGLCFNNLGQRFASQQQQIQEMLSLGATPKVASASIIRESIRASLIPTVDSAKTVGIVSLPGMMSGLIFAGVDPLQAVKYQIMVTFMLLATASLSTILAGYMTYIKFYNQRHQLLVETLNK
- a CDS encoding LacI family DNA-binding transcriptional regulator, whose translation is MTKIRQNKKTTIYDLAELAGVSASAVSAVLNGNWQKRRISAQLAEKVMRIAQEQNYSVNKQASLLRSNKSKIIGMLVPKYDNRYFGSIVEHFEEMARERGLFPIITCTRRDPKLELEAARTMLSYQVDWLISTGATNPDKITEICQSSGVPTLNLDLPGTLAPSVISDNYLGAKNLTLRILNKKGCSETLNNPLIFIGGREHDHNTRERIRGFIDAHNEMGITVPNENILACGYAPEKAEKALSTFVKKHRGNLQKIAQGGLFINSTISLEGVMRWLGEQGCTGENQPNLGCFDWDPFVALLGNEIEMVKQDVPTMLNHIFKLIDEGDNQPQLIEVSPVGIR
- a CDS encoding SDR family oxidoreductase, whose product is MAISIENKVAAITGAASGIGLECARTLIKAGVKVVLIDRAEDRLNQLVAELGENAIPLVIDLMNTKQVDGMLDAILEKAGRLDIFHANAGAYIGGPVAEGDPDVWDKVLNLNINAAFRSVRAVLPHFIAQKSGDVLFTSSIAGVVPVIWEPIYTASKFAVQAFVHSTRRQVAEHGVRVGAVLPGPVVTALLDDWPKEKMEEALANGSLMQPIEVAEAVLFMLTRPKHVTVRDLVIVPNSVDL
- a CDS encoding FGGY-family carbohydrate kinase, translating into MHHSTPQNDKVVIGIDVGTGSARAGVFDMTGKMLASAKQDITLYRDSAHFAEQSSNQIWEAVCYCVKQAVTTSNISAQQVAGIGFDATCSLVVIGHDKQPISVSPSQDPNRNIIVWMDHRATEQAERINLLKHPVLNYVGGKISPEMETPKILWLKENLPQTYEKAWQFFDLADFLTWKSTDSLARSTCTVTCKWTYLAHEKRWDADYFHQIGLSELADEKFARIGQLIVEPGTPCGSGLTDDAAKQMGLLAGTPVASGMIDAHAGGIGTVGVNGDATANMAYVFGTSSCTMTTTKEPVFIPGVWGPYYSAMVPGMWLNEGGQSAAGAAIDQLLSLHPACAGTKITAKEHGKPLPVYLADLVLEKATSASQSVELAEKIHVVPEFLGNRAPFADPHARAVIAGLTMDNSLENLLSFYIAGVCGIGYGLRQIIEAQAKSGAAIENIVVSGGAGQHPLIRQLLADTCGVPVISTQASEPVLLGSAILGAVAGKICGDVAQAMDQFSEIDLTYHADESYKTCHDTRFASFIKLQQCARELKG